Proteins encoded by one window of Tunturibacter psychrotolerans:
- the dgt gene encoding dGTP triphosphohydrolase, protein MATDLHRCAVVAEPGDLLLTRVYPAPFRPSRTPFQRDRERIVQARAFRRLAGKTQVFTSRASDHFRSRLTHTIEVAQIARAVAAALRLQEDLAETLALVHDIGHPPFGHAGERALDRCLKRHGSGFDHNIHALRIVEHFELRYAAHRGLNLTLGVREGIIKHSRDYSVEKHPDLAGFLLDQRPPLEAQLIDLADEISYLTADLDDGVESGLLEIGHICEHVEIVARCYKTVEREHVGVDEKFLFNEALQLMQNVLTDDLIENTARNTLAIGAESLADIRRHASRLALFSPEVEAQRLQEKQYLYDTLYTCPALEHEHDKAEEVVTALFDYWINDPEELPVSHFESVENQGLARVVADYIAGMTDSFILLQYAQIKRAVRR, encoded by the coding sequence ATGGCAACGGATCTGCATCGATGCGCGGTCGTCGCCGAACCGGGCGACCTGCTACTGACTCGCGTTTACCCGGCACCTTTTCGGCCTTCGCGGACTCCGTTTCAACGGGACCGGGAGCGAATTGTGCAGGCTCGCGCTTTTCGGAGACTTGCGGGGAAGACGCAAGTTTTTACGAGCCGCGCGTCGGATCATTTTCGTAGCCGATTGACTCATACGATTGAGGTCGCGCAGATTGCACGGGCGGTTGCGGCTGCGCTCAGGCTGCAGGAAGATCTGGCCGAGACGCTGGCATTGGTCCATGACATCGGACATCCTCCGTTTGGACATGCCGGGGAACGGGCGCTCGACCGCTGTTTGAAGAGGCATGGCAGCGGCTTTGATCACAATATCCATGCTTTGCGAATCGTTGAGCACTTCGAGTTGCGCTATGCCGCGCATCGTGGGCTGAACCTGACGCTTGGCGTTCGCGAGGGCATCATCAAGCATTCGCGTGACTACAGTGTGGAGAAGCATCCCGATCTGGCAGGCTTTCTGCTGGATCAGAGACCACCGCTCGAGGCTCAGTTGATCGATCTGGCAGATGAGATCTCCTATCTTACGGCGGACCTTGATGACGGCGTCGAGTCCGGGCTGCTCGAGATTGGGCATATCTGCGAGCATGTGGAGATCGTCGCGCGCTGCTATAAGACCGTCGAACGAGAGCATGTCGGGGTCGATGAGAAGTTCCTGTTCAACGAAGCGTTGCAGTTGATGCAAAACGTTCTTACCGACGATTTGATTGAAAATACGGCTCGCAACACGCTGGCGATTGGAGCGGAGTCGCTGGCTGATATTCGCAGACACGCCAGCCGGCTCGCTTTGTTTTCGCCTGAGGTTGAAGCGCAGCGTCTCCAGGAGAAGCAGTATCTCTACGACACCCTCTACACCTGTCCGGCGCTTGAACATGAGCATGACAAGGCGGAGGAGGTGGTTACGGCGTTGTTCGACTACTGGATCAACGACCCGGAGGAGCTGCCGGTGAGCCACTTCGAGTCGGTGGAGAACCAGGGCCTGGCCCGCGTGGTGGCAGACTATATCGCTGGAATGACGGACAGCTTCATTCTGTTGCAATATGCGCAGATCAAGCGGGCTGTGCGTCGGTAG
- a CDS encoding tetratricopeptide repeat protein encodes MTLFLRASSIRDFRLIPAAAAFFVAHIMFAQTPGGSKIPVSTSAQPDRASSYYHYSLARLYEDMAVNAGRSDYATQAVEQYKLALDADPSSHLLQDGLADLYFKIGRIREAVTAAQDQVSKNPDDIEAHTLLGKVYLRSLGDMQSPQSGQMLQLAIAEYEKLAQLKPGDVETHLLLGQLYGLNHDSGKAEAEFKAAQSIDANSEEVALNMARLYSEQGDPKRAADVLSSVPVDDRSPRVEFALGASYEQLKKNKDAIAAYHRALDLEPDNLDTERGLANALLADGQLDEALKVLNVIVAAEPQDAQSQIHISEIERRQGHYDEALKTLDKAKPLAPDSLELTYNEALIYDSLGRYDDATGVLTKLVADTAHPDGKYTDGEKANRSIFLDRLAIIYREENKTAEAVAAYKQMAALGGDYVKSGYQGQIDAYRDAHQWKEATATAAEVAKLMPNDHGIQLMYAGQLADTGSVDGGVALANAQLAATKGTADERDSHLALAQIYTRLKRFQEASAELTSADALATKPDEKLYVAFLRGALYDKQKQYDLAEAEFRKALVIDPQNATVLNYLGYMLADRGVRLPEALTMIRKAVELDPQNGAFLDSLGWVYYKSGQYALAEENLRKANERINTDPTVHDHLGEVYEKTGNLKMAVAQWERSMTEYSRSLPADADPADVAKVEHKLENARVKLAKVGTVSVK; translated from the coding sequence ATGACGCTTTTTTTACGTGCCTCTTCTATTCGCGATTTTCGTTTGATCCCCGCTGCCGCGGCTTTTTTTGTGGCCCACATCATGTTCGCTCAAACTCCAGGCGGGTCGAAGATCCCGGTCTCAACTTCGGCTCAGCCTGATCGGGCTTCTTCCTATTATCACTACAGCCTGGCCCGGCTTTACGAAGATATGGCGGTTAACGCGGGCCGGTCGGACTACGCCACACAAGCGGTGGAGCAGTACAAGTTAGCTCTGGATGCCGATCCGAGTTCGCATCTTCTCCAAGATGGGTTGGCCGATCTCTATTTCAAAATTGGCCGTATTCGTGAGGCTGTGACGGCTGCTCAGGACCAGGTGAGCAAAAATCCTGACGACATAGAAGCTCATACGCTCTTGGGGAAGGTCTATCTACGTTCTCTCGGGGACATGCAAAGTCCGCAATCGGGCCAAATGCTTCAACTGGCGATTGCTGAGTATGAAAAGCTCGCTCAATTGAAACCGGGCGATGTGGAGACTCATCTTTTGTTAGGCCAGCTCTACGGTCTGAATCATGATTCGGGAAAGGCGGAGGCAGAATTCAAAGCAGCCCAGAGCATCGACGCAAATTCGGAAGAAGTTGCGCTTAATATGGCGCGGCTCTATAGCGAGCAGGGTGATCCGAAGCGCGCTGCAGATGTACTTAGTTCGGTGCCGGTTGACGATCGTTCGCCTCGCGTCGAGTTCGCTCTGGGTGCGAGTTACGAGCAACTGAAGAAAAATAAGGACGCGATCGCTGCATACCATCGAGCTCTGGATCTTGAGCCAGACAATCTGGATACTGAGCGCGGTCTTGCCAATGCACTACTAGCTGATGGTCAACTGGACGAGGCGTTGAAGGTGTTAAATGTCATCGTTGCTGCTGAACCGCAGGACGCGCAGTCGCAGATCCATATCTCGGAGATCGAACGCAGACAGGGCCACTACGACGAAGCGCTCAAGACACTCGATAAGGCAAAGCCATTGGCTCCGGACTCGCTCGAGCTTACCTACAATGAGGCGCTTATCTATGACTCGCTGGGGCGCTATGACGATGCGACTGGAGTCCTGACTAAGCTGGTGGCAGATACTGCGCATCCGGATGGGAAATATACGGATGGAGAGAAGGCGAATCGCTCGATCTTCCTGGATAGGCTAGCCATTATCTATCGCGAGGAGAACAAGACCGCAGAGGCGGTTGCTGCCTACAAGCAGATGGCTGCGCTCGGTGGTGATTACGTCAAGAGTGGTTATCAAGGGCAGATCGATGCGTATCGCGATGCTCACCAGTGGAAGGAAGCTACTGCGACTGCTGCTGAAGTAGCGAAGCTGATGCCGAATGATCATGGGATTCAGCTGATGTATGCGGGGCAACTCGCTGATACAGGTTCGGTTGATGGAGGTGTCGCACTGGCAAATGCGCAGTTGGCCGCGACAAAGGGAACTGCGGACGAGCGCGATTCGCATCTGGCTTTGGCCCAGATTTATACGCGTCTCAAGCGGTTTCAGGAAGCGTCTGCTGAGTTGACGAGCGCTGATGCGCTAGCCACGAAGCCTGACGAGAAGCTTTATGTGGCGTTCCTGAGAGGTGCGCTTTACGACAAGCAGAAACAGTATGATCTTGCGGAAGCTGAGTTCCGGAAGGCGCTTGTCATCGATCCGCAGAACGCTACCGTGCTCAACTATCTCGGCTATATGCTGGCCGATCGCGGTGTTCGGCTTCCGGAGGCGTTGACGATGATTCGGAAGGCGGTTGAACTCGATCCGCAAAATGGTGCGTTTCTGGACTCGCTTGGCTGGGTTTACTACAAATCAGGTCAATATGCGTTGGCGGAAGAAAATCTTCGCAAAGCGAACGAGCGGATCAACACCGACCCCACCGTTCACGATCATCTCGGTGAGGTTTATGAGAAGACCGGGAACCTGAAGATGGCGGTGGCACAGTGGGAGCGGTCGATGACTGAGTATTCCCGGTCCCTGCCGGCCGATGCGGATCCTGCGGATGTTGCGAAGGTTGAGCATAAGCTTGAGAACGCTCGCGTGAAGCTGGCGAAGGTCGGGACTGTTTCGGTCAAGTAG
- the purH gene encoding bifunctional phosphoribosylaminoimidazolecarboxamide formyltransferase/IMP cyclohydrolase: MIEHDIDYLAAPTDFRKIRRALLSVTDKTGLVDFARVLASFRVDLVSTGGTARALREAGLPVRDISDLTGFPEMLDGRVKTLHPKVHGGILHIRDNADHRASVAEHQIEPIDMVVVNLYAFEKTANRPGVSFADVIENIDIGGPSMVRSAAKNFADVAIVTSVADYARLADEMAANSGSLSRTTRWNLARAAFAVTAAYDAGIATTLESIETPSGRAIFSKDQLPATIRVNDQLLKTLRYGENPHQRAALYTDGSEMGIANAKQLQGKELSYNNIVDLDACWELVSEFDEPAVVIIKHTNPCGASTGATIAEAYLRALEADPVSAFGGVIGINREVDAVAAEQIVKLFVEAIVAPSFTNEALELFAAKKNLRLIKILPTETPCVLKQVSGGLLVQNSDRLGISDGELQIVSKRKPTAEELRAMVFAWRVCKHVKSNAIVYARFSDGHGQTVGIGAGQMSRVDAARFGAMKAVLPLNGTVAASDAFFPFADGLEVVAQAGATAVIQPGGSVRDVEVIEAADRLGVAMVFTGVRHFRH; this comes from the coding sequence ATGATTGAACACGACATTGACTATTTAGCCGCTCCTACTGATTTTCGTAAGATCCGTCGCGCTCTGCTTTCTGTTACCGATAAGACTGGACTCGTTGATTTTGCTCGAGTCCTCGCTTCATTCCGAGTCGATCTAGTTTCGACAGGAGGAACTGCGCGTGCGCTACGAGAAGCTGGTCTTCCGGTGCGCGATATTAGCGACCTGACTGGATTTCCCGAAATGCTCGACGGGCGAGTGAAGACACTTCACCCAAAAGTTCATGGTGGGATACTACATATACGTGATAACGCGGATCATAGGGCGTCAGTCGCTGAGCACCAGATCGAACCAATCGATATGGTAGTGGTAAATCTGTATGCGTTTGAGAAGACTGCGAACCGACCCGGAGTTTCGTTCGCGGATGTAATCGAAAATATCGATATCGGTGGACCGTCGATGGTTCGGTCAGCGGCGAAGAACTTTGCCGATGTAGCGATTGTGACCTCTGTCGCAGACTACGCCCGGTTGGCAGATGAGATGGCAGCGAACTCCGGTAGTTTGAGTCGCACGACGCGATGGAATCTAGCCAGGGCTGCCTTCGCGGTCACAGCGGCTTACGATGCGGGCATAGCGACGACACTGGAAAGCATCGAAACTCCGAGTGGCAGAGCTATCTTTTCGAAAGATCAGTTGCCAGCAACAATCCGAGTCAATGACCAGCTACTCAAGACACTTCGCTATGGCGAAAATCCCCACCAGCGGGCTGCATTGTACACAGATGGCAGCGAAATGGGCATTGCTAACGCTAAGCAGTTGCAAGGTAAGGAACTTAGCTATAACAACATTGTAGATTTGGACGCCTGCTGGGAGTTAGTGAGCGAGTTCGACGAACCGGCAGTGGTTATCATCAAACACACTAATCCCTGTGGGGCTTCAACAGGAGCGACTATTGCCGAAGCCTACCTTCGGGCACTCGAGGCAGATCCAGTGTCGGCTTTTGGCGGAGTTATTGGAATCAATCGCGAAGTGGATGCCGTAGCGGCGGAGCAGATCGTCAAGCTTTTTGTTGAGGCGATCGTAGCGCCCTCGTTCACCAATGAAGCCCTGGAACTTTTTGCGGCTAAAAAGAATCTCAGGCTTATCAAGATCTTGCCCACTGAAACCCCGTGCGTTTTGAAGCAAGTTTCCGGAGGGCTACTCGTGCAGAATTCCGACCGACTAGGTATCAGCGACGGAGAGCTTCAAATCGTCTCCAAAAGAAAGCCTACCGCGGAGGAGTTGCGGGCCATGGTCTTTGCCTGGCGGGTCTGCAAGCATGTCAAATCGAATGCGATAGTCTACGCCCGATTTAGCGACGGACACGGGCAGACGGTCGGTATTGGGGCAGGTCAGATGAGTCGGGTGGATGCAGCCCGATTCGGTGCGATGAAGGCTGTACTGCCGCTAAATGGTACGGTTGCCGCTTCCGACGCCTTTTTCCCCTTTGCCGACGGTCTGGAAGTCGTGGCGCAAGCTGGTGCTACAGCTGTAATCCAGCCCGGAGGCTCAGTGCGGGATGTCGAGGTCATCGAGGCTGCAGATCGGCTGGGCGTGGCAATGGTATTTACGGGGGTCAGACACTTTCGTCATTGA
- a CDS encoding dihydroorotate dehydrogenase, producing the protein MTVSASARTKEPDMRVKVAGIEFCSPVIAASGTFGYGVEFEDIVSISRIGGFVTKGLSREPMAGNPAPRIIETAAGMMNAIGLQNMGVRAFIAEKLPKLRKIKGAVILANVFGFTIQDCLEVIKALNDAPDIAMYELNASCPNTSHGGMVFGTDPPQLWELVARCKAVARRPLMVKLSPNVTDIGLMARVAADGGADAVSLVNTFVSLAIDVETRRPRIGNITGGLSGPAIKPIAVRMVHEVSKNVTIPIVGMGGIVRPEDAVEFMMAGATAVQVGTASYADPRAVENIANGMKRWCIAHDVALVSSLTGSVLL; encoded by the coding sequence ATGACAGTGAGCGCGTCTGCACGAACCAAAGAACCTGACATGCGGGTGAAGGTTGCCGGTATTGAGTTTTGTTCGCCGGTAATTGCGGCGAGCGGAACCTTTGGCTATGGGGTCGAATTTGAGGACATTGTCTCAATATCTCGGATAGGAGGGTTCGTTACCAAGGGGCTTTCGCGCGAGCCCATGGCAGGTAATCCGGCTCCCCGAATCATCGAAACCGCCGCGGGGATGATGAACGCGATTGGGCTGCAGAATATGGGGGTTCGAGCCTTTATCGCAGAAAAGCTACCCAAGCTGAGGAAAATCAAAGGAGCGGTCATTCTTGCGAATGTCTTTGGTTTCACTATCCAAGATTGCCTTGAGGTAATCAAAGCCCTGAACGACGCCCCGGACATAGCGATGTATGAGCTGAATGCGAGTTGTCCCAATACCAGCCATGGAGGCATGGTCTTTGGGACCGATCCTCCGCAACTTTGGGAGCTGGTAGCACGCTGTAAGGCGGTCGCTCGCAGGCCTTTGATGGTCAAGCTTTCGCCAAATGTCACGGATATTGGATTAATGGCGCGTGTTGCTGCAGATGGGGGAGCCGACGCTGTTTCGCTCGTCAACACCTTCGTATCTTTGGCGATCGATGTTGAGACGCGTCGTCCTCGTATCGGCAACATTACCGGAGGGCTCTCCGGACCTGCCATCAAGCCAATTGCCGTGCGGATGGTGCACGAGGTTTCAAAGAATGTGACGATTCCTATCGTAGGTATGGGAGGAATTGTTCGGCCCGAGGACGCGGTGGAGTTCATGATGGCTGGAGCGACTGCGGTACAAGTCGGGACGGCTAGCTATGCGGATCCACGCGCCGTCGAGAATATTGCCAACGGGATGAAGCGCTGGTGTATTGCACACGATGTAGCTCTGGTAAGCTCGCTAACCGGATCGGTCCTGCTCTAG
- a CDS encoding alkaline phosphatase family protein produces the protein MGQNSVTDVLTVSLSANDIQGHQFGPDYDAQREMVIRLDQDLDSFFSYIDKKIGLENVMVALTADHGIGPIPTESAKLGVASARLDLDALTEAIDESLNARFSPNKGVHYFMPTQELPYLALDPRAFGAASEKDAEQAVVDAIPTAVKKLGASALPPNTLLTPEAIRRYQESRVDADPSIYFSRTQVDLEAGKVPNTEFGRLISHSYTDHGGWYVMIFPTAYQME, from the coding sequence ATGGGCCAGAACAGTGTGACGGATGTGCTCACGGTTAGTCTGTCAGCTAACGACATCCAAGGACATCAGTTTGGACCGGATTATGACGCTCAGCGTGAGATGGTCATTCGCCTGGATCAGGACCTCGACAGCTTCTTCAGCTACATTGACAAAAAGATTGGCTTGGAAAATGTGATGGTCGCGCTGACCGCGGATCATGGAATCGGGCCAATTCCCACGGAATCTGCGAAGCTGGGTGTGGCTTCGGCGCGCCTGGATTTGGACGCTCTTACTGAAGCGATTGACGAGAGTTTAAATGCCCGGTTCTCTCCGAATAAAGGCGTGCATTATTTTATGCCGACTCAAGAGCTGCCATATCTGGCGCTCGATCCTCGAGCTTTTGGCGCCGCATCTGAAAAGGATGCCGAGCAGGCTGTGGTCGACGCGATTCCAACGGCTGTCAAGAAGCTAGGCGCTTCGGCATTGCCTCCAAACACTCTGCTCACGCCGGAAGCTATTCGGAGGTATCAAGAGAGCCGCGTCGACGCCGATCCGTCGATTTACTTCAGCCGCACTCAGGTTGATCTGGAGGCAGGAAAGGTGCCCAACACGGAGTTTGGACGCCTCATTTCCCATAGTTACACCGATCACGGTGGATGGTATGTGATGATCTTCCCGACAGCGTACCAGATGGAATAA
- a CDS encoding alkaline phosphatase family protein yields the protein MILVIDQFRGDYLDRYRDALKTPNGFNLFLRRGAYFNSCYFDYANTKTAPGHATIGTGAYTDGHGIGSNEWWDLSRNADRVISSVEDERYRLVGNFDDLPIPVPPAPAPNDPRIGSSPINLLATTIGDEVRLATQGQAKLYGVSLKDRAAILPAGQTANGAFWIDNSSGRFVTSTYYMQKLPDWATKFNKGPRIAQAVKEAGLDGTTQFYSLVGHTPAANSYELDFVRALIEGSRWARTV from the coding sequence GTGATTCTGGTTATCGATCAATTTCGCGGCGACTATCTCGATCGCTATCGAGATGCGCTGAAAACACCGAATGGGTTTAATCTCTTTCTGAGGCGTGGGGCCTACTTTAACTCTTGCTATTTTGATTACGCCAACACAAAAACGGCTCCAGGACACGCGACCATTGGGACAGGGGCGTATACAGACGGCCACGGCATCGGTAGTAACGAGTGGTGGGACTTAAGCCGCAATGCAGACCGGGTGATTTCGTCGGTCGAAGACGAGCGGTATCGTCTGGTGGGCAACTTTGACGATCTACCTATCCCAGTTCCTCCGGCGCCTGCTCCGAATGATCCTCGAATTGGATCTTCGCCGATCAATCTGCTTGCTACGACTATCGGGGACGAAGTTCGACTCGCGACGCAGGGGCAGGCAAAGCTGTATGGCGTATCGCTAAAAGATCGGGCAGCGATTCTGCCGGCCGGACAGACTGCTAACGGGGCGTTCTGGATCGACAACTCATCGGGCCGTTTTGTCACTTCAACCTATTACATGCAGAAATTGCCGGACTGGGCGACGAAGTTCAACAAAGGTCCGAGGATAGCGCAGGCAGTAAAAGAGGCAGGTCTTGACGGAACGACGCAATTCTACTCACTCGTAGGGCATACTCCTGCTGCGAACAGTTACGAGCTGGATTTCGTCCGCGCTCTTATCGAGGGGAGTCGATGGGCCAGAACAGTGTGA
- the serS gene encoding serine--tRNA ligase: MIDLAFVRANLAFVEEKLRNRGMDPAVVLGSFVEVDRARREAITRVETLKAQRNRLTEEIAKLRREGADTTAQTDQTRALKSETESLESSAVISDERLKEILQALPNLPQDCVPIGKSADENRQEKVWGEKTVFDFPAKPHWDLGEALGILDFSRAAKISGSRFVIQFGQGARLERALANYMIDLHTGEHGYTEVLPPYMVNSKSLFGTGQLPKFAEDLFHCDDKGSYQPGVYQESDHWLIPTAEVPVTNIFRDETLDESQLPTSFCAYTPCFRSEAGSYGKDVRGMIRQHQFQKVELVKFARPEDSNAEHELLTRHAETVLERLGLPYRRMLLCTGDMGFSAAKTYDLEVWLPGQQLYREISSCSNFESFQARRANIRYRPIGAKKTEFLHTLNGSGLAVGRTYLAILENYQRSDGTIRVPDVLVPYMNGDTVIGKQQGRS; this comes from the coding sequence ATGATTGATCTTGCATTTGTTCGGGCTAATTTGGCCTTTGTAGAAGAGAAGTTGCGTAATCGGGGAATGGATCCTGCCGTCGTGCTCGGTAGCTTCGTCGAAGTCGATCGCGCGCGGCGCGAAGCTATCACCCGAGTGGAGACACTAAAGGCCCAGCGAAACAGGCTTACCGAAGAGATCGCAAAACTGAGGCGTGAGGGCGCGGATACAACAGCACAAACCGATCAGACACGTGCCCTGAAATCTGAAACGGAGTCGCTTGAATCCTCTGCAGTAATCTCCGACGAACGCTTGAAAGAGATCCTGCAAGCTCTCCCCAATCTGCCTCAGGACTGCGTTCCTATCGGAAAATCGGCCGACGAGAATCGACAGGAAAAGGTCTGGGGCGAGAAAACTGTCTTCGACTTTCCCGCAAAACCTCACTGGGACCTGGGGGAAGCATTGGGCATCCTCGATTTTAGCCGCGCCGCCAAAATCTCAGGCTCCCGCTTTGTTATTCAATTCGGACAGGGAGCTCGCCTTGAGCGCGCCCTCGCCAACTACATGATCGACCTTCACACTGGCGAACACGGCTATACCGAAGTCCTGCCGCCTTACATGGTCAACTCCAAGTCCCTCTTCGGCACCGGTCAGCTGCCCAAATTCGCCGAAGATCTATTTCATTGCGACGATAAAGGCAGCTACCAGCCAGGCGTATATCAAGAGAGTGATCATTGGCTTATCCCCACCGCCGAGGTTCCCGTCACAAACATTTTCCGCGACGAGACTCTCGACGAATCGCAGCTTCCAACGTCCTTCTGCGCCTACACTCCATGTTTCCGCTCCGAAGCTGGATCTTACGGCAAGGATGTTCGCGGCATGATCCGTCAACATCAGTTTCAAAAGGTCGAGCTGGTCAAGTTTGCACGACCCGAGGACTCCAATGCAGAGCACGAACTCCTAACCCGCCATGCTGAGACCGTCCTGGAGCGCCTTGGTCTCCCTTATAGACGAATGCTGCTCTGCACAGGGGATATGGGATTTTCTGCTGCTAAAACCTATGACCTCGAGGTGTGGTTGCCTGGGCAGCAGCTCTATCGGGAGATTTCTTCTTGCTCTAATTTCGAGTCTTTCCAAGCCCGCCGGGCAAATATCCGTTATCGTCCCATTGGAGCGAAAAAGACCGAGTTTCTTCACACTCTAAATGGAAGCGGCCTCGCTGTAGGCCGCACCTACCTCGCGATTCTGGAGAACTATCAGCGGTCTGACGGCACGATTAGAGTCCCAGATGTGTTAGTGCCCTATATGAACGGCGACACGGTCATCGGCAAGCAACAAGGCAGGAGTTAA
- a CDS encoding LolA family protein, protein MVTIRRIVASLLFSSVTLGPVALSAVAQPKAGHLDEVLRQMDAASLKFQSAEASFQWDLYEKVVQQTTTQKGTIYFKKESGKTVMGAKVTSPSTKILEYRNGTLTLFDPGTDHETIITPKGNQAQMESFLTLGFGGSGKEMAKAWTISDLGDEMLNGVQTAKLDLVPKDPSVRNNCTHMTIWVDPARGITLKQSFYMPSEDYRTAVYSDVRYNQGVDTKAYQFKTDSKTTVDSH, encoded by the coding sequence ATGGTCACTATTCGTCGTATCGTTGCATCACTTCTCTTTTCATCAGTCACTTTGGGCCCCGTTGCGCTTTCTGCGGTGGCGCAGCCAAAGGCCGGCCACCTGGACGAAGTTCTTCGGCAGATGGATGCGGCGAGCTTGAAATTCCAGTCGGCTGAAGCCAGCTTTCAGTGGGATCTCTACGAGAAGGTCGTGCAACAAACGACAACGCAAAAAGGGACAATCTACTTCAAGAAAGAAAGTGGGAAGACTGTCATGGGGGCCAAAGTGACTTCGCCCTCCACCAAAATCCTGGAATATCGCAATGGGACGCTAACTCTATTCGATCCTGGCACCGACCATGAGACGATCATTACTCCGAAGGGAAACCAGGCTCAAATGGAGAGCTTTCTTACTCTTGGGTTTGGTGGAAGTGGCAAAGAGATGGCTAAAGCATGGACTATTTCTGATTTAGGGGACGAGATGTTGAACGGGGTGCAGACGGCCAAGTTGGACCTGGTCCCGAAAGATCCATCGGTCCGCAATAATTGCACACATATGACGATCTGGGTGGACCCAGCCCGCGGTATTACCTTGAAGCAAAGCTTTTATATGCCGTCGGAGGACTACCGGACCGCTGTTTATTCCGATGTCAGATATAACCAAGGCGTCGACACCAAGGCCTATCAATTCAAAACCGATAGCAAAACCACAGTAGATTCGCACTAG
- a CDS encoding aminopeptidase: MVDQATQAVPDLRTTAFPAEFIPGARNAVTTCLRIQPNEKVTLITDERCLTIAASLVAELDRIGCTWNAFVLEALAPRPLIDLPAAILEDMESSQVSIFAVEVQPNELHSRMQMTDVVNRRRMRHAHMVNITPEIMTQGMRADFLAIDRLSQAVLDKVRAATYVRATTPAGTDIHAQLNPEYRWFKTSGIISTEKWGNLPGGECFTAPGEVNGVFVVDGVVGDFLCARYGILRAHPLTINIEGNRITRVSSENKALERDFWAYTHTDENSDRVGEFAIGTNIGVDRVIGNILQDEKFPGIHIAFGDPYGAHTGAPWKSSTHIDVVGLEFSIWLGDAQGEEQIMRDGEFLIDA, encoded by the coding sequence ATGGTTGATCAAGCAACGCAGGCAGTACCAGACCTCCGCACTACCGCATTTCCCGCAGAGTTCATCCCCGGCGCCCGCAACGCCGTCACCACCTGTCTCCGTATTCAGCCCAACGAAAAGGTCACTCTCATCACGGACGAGCGCTGCCTCACCATCGCGGCCTCGCTCGTTGCGGAACTCGATCGCATCGGTTGCACCTGGAACGCTTTTGTACTCGAAGCCCTGGCCCCGCGCCCACTCATCGATCTCCCGGCCGCCATCCTCGAAGACATGGAATCATCCCAGGTCAGCATCTTCGCGGTCGAGGTTCAGCCGAACGAACTACATAGCCGCATGCAGATGACCGACGTCGTCAACCGTCGCCGCATGCGCCATGCCCACATGGTCAACATCACCCCCGAGATCATGACCCAGGGCATGCGCGCCGACTTCCTCGCCATCGATCGCCTGTCCCAGGCAGTCCTCGACAAGGTCCGCGCCGCCACGTATGTCCGAGCCACCACCCCTGCCGGCACAGACATCCACGCTCAGCTCAACCCGGAATACCGTTGGTTCAAAACCTCCGGAATCATCAGCACCGAAAAGTGGGGCAACCTTCCCGGCGGCGAATGCTTTACCGCTCCCGGCGAGGTCAACGGTGTCTTTGTCGTCGACGGAGTAGTCGGCGACTTTCTCTGCGCTCGCTACGGCATCCTCCGCGCCCACCCCCTCACCATCAACATCGAAGGCAATCGCATCACTCGCGTCTCAAGCGAGAACAAAGCCCTTGAGCGCGACTTCTGGGCCTACACCCACACCGACGAAAACTCAGATCGAGTCGGAGAATTTGCCATTGGTACCAACATTGGCGTCGATCGCGTCATTGGCAACATCCTGCAGGACGAAAAGTTCCCCGGCATCCACATCGCCTTTGGAGATCCCTACGGCGCCCACACCGGCGCGCCGTGGAAGTCCTCCACCCATATCGATGTAGTCGGTCTCGAGTTCAGCATCTGGCTAGGTGACGCCCAAGGCGAAGAGCAGATCATGCGCGACGGCGAGTTTCTAATCGACGCTTAG